One genomic segment of Trichococcus shcherbakoviae includes these proteins:
- the xerD gene encoding site-specific tyrosine recombinase XerD — MEEEISAYGRYLRIERGLSDNTIISYQRDLRKYSHFLEKNAIQAFGDVTKPDVLLYLQFLNEEKLATASIGRMITSLRRFHQYLKQEGLIANDPMVTIQLPKKQQKLPKVLSMDEIERLMAAPDVKTVLGLRDRAILELLYATGLRVSELIHITMSEIHLDIGFIQTIGKGDKERIVPLGEEAAFWIAEYLSDSRPALAHGRKETAFLFLNFHGNGFTRQGIWKNLKQTVRDAGIKKNVSPHMLRHSFATHILENGADLRIVQELLGHADISTTQIYTHITTERMAEIYQKYHPRA, encoded by the coding sequence ATGGAAGAAGAAATCAGTGCATATGGGCGTTATTTGAGGATAGAGCGCGGGTTGTCCGATAATACAATCATCAGTTATCAGCGGGACCTCAGAAAATACAGCCATTTTTTGGAAAAGAATGCGATTCAAGCATTCGGGGATGTGACCAAACCGGATGTGCTTTTGTATCTTCAATTTTTGAATGAAGAAAAATTGGCGACAGCCTCGATCGGCAGGATGATCACGAGTCTCCGGAGATTCCATCAATATTTGAAGCAAGAAGGATTGATCGCCAACGATCCTATGGTGACCATCCAGCTGCCGAAAAAGCAGCAAAAGTTGCCGAAAGTGCTCTCGATGGATGAAATTGAACGCTTGATGGCTGCTCCGGATGTCAAAACCGTTCTGGGATTGCGGGATCGCGCCATATTGGAACTATTGTATGCCACCGGTCTTCGCGTCAGCGAACTCATCCACATCACGATGAGCGAAATCCATTTGGATATCGGGTTTATCCAAACGATCGGGAAAGGCGATAAAGAAAGAATCGTGCCTTTGGGAGAGGAAGCCGCCTTCTGGATTGCGGAATACTTGTCGGACAGTCGTCCGGCTTTGGCGCACGGGAGGAAAGAGACTGCCTTCCTGTTCCTGAATTTCCATGGCAATGGCTTCACCCGCCAAGGGATCTGGAAAAACCTGAAGCAAACCGTGCGGGATGCCGGCATCAAAAAAAATGTATCGCCGCATATGCTGCGCCATTCCTTTGCGACGCATATTCTTGAAAACGGAGCGGATCTGCGGATTGTGCAGGAGCTGTTGGGGCATGCTGATATTTCCACAACCCAGATCTATACGCACATCACGACAGAAAGAATGGCAGAAATCTATCAAAAGTATCATCCTCGTGCTTGA
- the deoB gene encoding phosphopentomutase, which yields MKFNRIHLIVMDSVGIGEAADADKFGDVGSDTLGHIAEVAGLKIPNLEKLGLGNIRDLNGVKPDSASIGYYTKLEEQSVGKDTMTGHWEIMGLNIQSPFRVFPEGFPQELIEKIENHTGRKIVGNKPASGTEILDEFGEHQMKTGDLIVYTSADPVLQIAAHEDIIPLEELYAICEYVREITLKDPYMIGRIIARPYIGTPGHFTRTSNRHDYALDPFGQTTLDHLKEAGYDVIAIGKINDIYNGQGITEYVRTKSNMDGVDQLLTVMEKDFRGLSFLNLVDFDALFGHRRDVKGYAEAIEDFDARIPEILAALADDDLLLITADHGNDPTFPGTDHTREYVPLLAYSKKMAGRGKMDQGKFADIGATVSDNFRVAATQNGRSFLDELD from the coding sequence ATGAAATTTAATCGCATCCATTTGATTGTGATGGATTCAGTCGGAATCGGCGAAGCTGCTGATGCAGACAAGTTCGGCGATGTCGGCTCGGATACGCTTGGGCATATCGCTGAAGTTGCCGGGCTGAAAATTCCTAATTTGGAAAAGTTGGGTTTGGGCAACATCCGCGATCTGAACGGCGTCAAGCCGGACAGCGCATCCATCGGCTACTACACAAAACTCGAGGAGCAATCCGTCGGTAAAGATACGATGACAGGCCATTGGGAAATCATGGGGCTGAACATCCAGTCTCCATTCCGCGTTTTCCCTGAAGGGTTCCCGCAGGAATTGATCGAGAAAATCGAAAATCATACAGGCCGGAAAATTGTCGGGAACAAGCCGGCAAGCGGGACCGAAATACTGGATGAGTTCGGGGAACACCAAATGAAGACCGGTGATCTGATTGTCTACACCTCGGCGGATCCGGTGCTGCAGATTGCCGCACACGAAGACATCATTCCGCTTGAAGAGTTGTATGCAATCTGTGAATATGTCAGAGAAATCACTTTGAAGGACCCATATATGATTGGGCGGATCATCGCCAGACCGTACATCGGGACTCCAGGCCATTTTACCCGCACAAGCAATCGGCACGATTACGCCTTGGACCCGTTCGGGCAAACGACGTTGGATCATCTGAAGGAAGCCGGCTACGATGTCATCGCAATCGGCAAAATCAATGATATCTACAACGGCCAAGGCATTACGGAATATGTGCGCACGAAAAGCAACATGGACGGCGTCGACCAGCTGCTTACGGTCATGGAAAAAGATTTCCGGGGCTTAAGCTTCTTGAACTTGGTCGATTTCGATGCTCTGTTCGGACACCGCCGGGATGTGAAAGGCTATGCTGAAGCAATCGAAGACTTCGATGCGCGCATTCCGGAAATCTTGGCTGCTTTAGCGGATGATGATTTGCTCTTGATCACCGCAGATCACGGGAATGATCCAACGTTCCCGGGAACAGATCATACGCGCGAATATGTCCCATTATTGGCTTATTCGAAAAAAATGGCAGGCCGGGGCAAGATGGATCAAGGCAAGTTTGCGGATATCGGCGCGACCGTATCCGATAATTTTCGGGTGGCCGCCACTCAAAACGGCCGCAGCTTTTTGGATGAATTGGACTAG
- a CDS encoding purine-nucleoside phosphorylase, which translates to MTNDQNNVRIAAEFLEEKGLLEPEFGLILGSGLGELADEITDAIAIPYEEIPYFPVSTVEGHKGQLVYGNLSGKKVIAMQGRFHFYEGYGLEAVTFPIRVMKHLGIHSLALTNAAGGISYAFTPGDLMLITDHINLTGQNPLIGPNDPEQGPRFTDMSQAYDAEYQVKIKQVAAEMGLDLKEGVYLGLTGPTYETPAEIRMCRVLGADAVGMSTVPEAIVARHAGLRIFGVSCITNLASGMQATLNHEEVVETTTRVKETFKALLKNVLAAL; encoded by the coding sequence ATGACAAATGATCAAAACAATGTGCGGATAGCCGCCGAATTTTTGGAAGAAAAAGGTTTATTGGAACCTGAATTCGGGTTGATTTTGGGTTCAGGCTTGGGCGAATTGGCCGATGAGATAACGGACGCTATTGCAATCCCTTATGAGGAAATCCCTTATTTTCCTGTATCAACGGTTGAAGGTCACAAAGGCCAACTTGTATACGGCAACCTAAGCGGGAAGAAAGTCATCGCCATGCAAGGGCGTTTTCATTTCTATGAAGGCTACGGGCTTGAAGCGGTCACTTTTCCGATCAGGGTAATGAAGCATCTGGGCATCCATTCCTTGGCGCTCACAAATGCGGCTGGAGGCATCAGTTATGCCTTCACGCCTGGGGATCTGATGCTGATCACGGACCACATCAATCTGACTGGACAAAACCCCTTGATCGGCCCGAATGATCCCGAGCAGGGGCCTCGTTTCACGGATATGAGCCAAGCCTACGATGCCGAATATCAAGTGAAAATAAAACAAGTCGCTGCTGAGATGGGATTGGATCTGAAGGAAGGCGTTTATCTTGGGCTGACAGGTCCGACTTATGAAACGCCAGCAGAAATCCGTATGTGCCGGGTGCTGGGTGCTGACGCTGTCGGCATGTCCACAGTGCCGGAAGCCATAGTAGCGCGTCATGCAGGTTTGCGCATTTTCGGTGTTTCCTGTATAACTAATTTAGCTTCAGGCATGCAAGCGACCCTAAATCATGAAGAAGTCGTCGAAACGACAACCCGAGTCAAAGAAACATTCAAAGCCTTGCTGAAGAACGTCTTGGCTGCACTTTAG